In Nerophis ophidion isolate RoL-2023_Sa linkage group LG02, RoL_Noph_v1.0, whole genome shotgun sequence, one DNA window encodes the following:
- the ppcs gene encoding phosphopantothenate--cysteine ligase: protein MAEPRVSSIDGKLAEEFAAPSHVDEVKEKMATFARRHAEAGRRVVLITSGGTKVPLESRTVRFLDNFSSGKRGASSAEYFLDAGYAVIFLHRHRSLHPYSRTFSAVNMLDTLQFNAGEVVVNQQVLPNIAKVLKRYREVTDGKLLLPVDFNTLSEYLHLLKAAAQALSTIGSKAMFYLAAAVSDFYIPASEMPEHKIQSSNGPLQLTMNMVPKILSPLVKDWAPKAFVISFKLETDASILLEKARRALDTYRHQVVVANVLDSRRGYVMVVTPTSQDEVVLSKEDAKNEVEIEERIVTNLTAAHDHFITQQAG from the exons ATGGCGGAGCCCAGAGTATCCTCCATCGATGGCAAGCTCGCCGAAGAGTTCGCCGCTCCCTCCCACGTGGACGAGGTCAAGGAAAAGATGGCCACCTTTGCCCGGCGTCACGCCGAGGCCGGCCGCCGTGTGGTTCTCATCACCTCAGGGGGCACCAAAGTCCCCCTGGAGTCGCGCACCGTTCGATTCCTGGACAACTTCAGCAGCGGCAAGAGGGGCGCGTCATCGGCGGAGTATTTCCTGGACGCCGGCTATGCGGTCATCTTCCTGCACAGGCATCGCTCCCTCCATCCGTACAGCCGCACGTTCTCCGCCGTCAACATGCTGGACACCCTGCAGTTCAACGCGGGCGAGGTGGTGGTGAACCAGCAGGTGCTCCCGAACATTGCCAAAGTGCTGAAGCGCTACCGTGAAGTAACAGACGGGAAGCTCCTTCTCCCCGTCGACTTCAACACCCTGTCGGAGTATCTGCACCTGCTCAAAGCTGCAGCGCAGGCCCTCAGCACTATAG GATCCAAGGCTATGTTTTACCTGGCGGCGGCCGTGTCGGATTTCTACATCCCGGCATCTGAAATGCCCGAGCACAAAATTCAGTCTTCGAATGGACCTCTTCAA CTGACCATGAATATGGTCCCTAAAATCCTGTCCCCGCTGGTGAAGGACTGGGCACCCAAGGCCTTCGTCATATCCTTCAAACTGGAGACGGACGCCAGCATCCTGCTGGAGAAGGCTCGGCGAGCTCTGGACACCTACAGGCACCAGGTGGTGGTGGCCAACGTGCTGGACTCCAGGCGGGGTTACGTGATGGTGGTGACCCCGACCAGCCAGGACGAGGTGGTGCTCTCCAAAGAGGACGCCAAAAACGAGGTGGAGATCGAGGAGAGGATCGTGACTAACTTGACCGCCGCGCACGACCATTTTATTACGCAGCAAGCGGGCTAA
- the LOC133543912 gene encoding uncharacterized protein LOC133543912 — translation MLRVYTATKSNNILLLSDESSDMEPTQKTPLKARSRTMKTRSLRNKTRRLNEVDHPESSSDLDLSPSGSMQQNHEQRRETISQSRSATPEMGNTELLHTQPTEDVGSHTQQSTRRHGSEDDCLTPVPSQDADQLLSDVSDSPLNPAIQQSLEDSEVKFGPIVGDDSDSQDTTLPWNPHDLSSMQHSTFNDGPVSSSCLPASPDPFDKEILILKLRRVNIVDDVLNVFMDPKVLNARLRMEFTNEKAMDSDGVSREAYSAFWDHFLDQCEGEDERVPRLRPDYSEKKWQALGRVWLKGYLDHKILPIRLSPAFVLACCKGVSSVDEELLMMSFARFLSENERVSLEKALQGTIDETVEEDLLDVFSRMGSHCLPPKNNLRAAILTMAHKALLQEPKFIIDCFHSSVHNAMPTLITTDNIMEIYDSKRPTNKKVAQMIKPSLESLNPQEQTALNHLLRYVRSIDQRKLEIFLRFCTGSTVLCKDTIEVIFNTLCGLSRRPVAHTCGAVLELPCTYITYPEFRK, via the exons GCTAGGTCTAGGACAATGAAGACACGATCCTTGAGGAACAAGACCAGGAGACTCAATGAAGTGGATCATCCAGAAAGCTCCTCTGATTTAGATCTATCTCCAAGTGGCTCAATGCAGCAAAACCATGAACAA AGAAGAGAGACAATCAGCCAGTCAAGATCTGCAACTCCTGAGATGGGTAACACAGAGCTCCTGCATACACAACCTACTGAGGATGTTGGGAGTCATACTCAGCAGTCAACAAGAAGGCATGGATCTGAAGATGACTGTTTAACGCCTGTGCCAAGTCAAGATGCAGACCAGTTGTTAAGTGATGTCTCAGATTCCCCTCTTAATCCTGCCATTCAACAATCTCTTGAGGACTCTGAAGTGAAGTTTGGACCCATTGTTGGTGATGATAGTGATTCTCAAGACACCACACTTCCCTGGAATCCACATGACTTGAGCAGCATGCAG CATTCCACATTCAATGATGGTCCTGTATCATCAAGCTGTCTTCCAGCATCACCAGATCCATTTGACAAAGAAATCCTTATTTTGAAATTAAGACGAGTAAACATAGTTGATGATGTCCTTAATGTCTTCATGGATCCAAAAGTACTGAATGCTCGTCTAAGAATGGAGTTTACAAATGAGAAAGCTATGGACAGTGATGGTGTGTCAAGAGAGGCGTACTCCGCATTCTGGGACCACTTCTTGGACCAGTGTGAGGGGGAAGATGAACGAGTACCCAGGCTACGACCAGACTATTCTGAGAAGAAATGGCAAGCGCTCGGAAGAGTGTGGTTGAAAGGATACCTGGACCACAAAATCCTACCAATCAGATTGTCACCAGCCTTTGTTCTTGCCTGTTGTAAAGGAGTTAGCTCAGTGGATGAAGAACTATTAATGATGTCATTTGCCAGATTTCTTTCAGAAAATGAGCGTGTGTCGCTTGAAAAAGCACTACAGGGTACCATTGATGAAACTGTTGAGGAGGACTTACTTGATGTCTTCTCCAGAATGGGCTCACACTGCCTGCCCCCTAAAAACAATTTACGGGCTGCTATTTTAACAATGGCCCACAAAGCTCTTCTTCAAGAGCCAAAGTTTATAATTGACTGTTTCCACTCCAGTGTTCATAATGCTATGCCAACGCTCATAACCACAGACAACATAATGGAGATATATGACTCTAAGAGGCCAACTAACAAGAAAGTGGCCCAGATGATAAAACCATCACTTGAAAGCCTAAATCCACAAGAGCAGACTGCTCTTAACCACCTGCTACGGTATGTGAGAAGCATCGACCAAAGAAAATTGGAGATTTTCTTACGCTTCTGCACAGGATCTACTGTGCTGTGCAAAGACACAATTGAAgtcatttttaacacattgtgTGGTTTAAGTCGCAGGCCTGTAGCACACACATGTGGAGCAGTTCTTGAGTTACCATGCACTTACATCACATACCCTGAGTTTCGCAAATAA